The Pseudonocardia broussonetiae DNA segment CGCGCATCGCGTGCCCGCGGCCCGCGCAGTGGACGACGGCCCGCAGCGGGCCCCGCTCCTGCGCGGCGTCGAGCGCCGGGACCACCCCGTCCTCGGTGGTGACGTCCCCGGCGACGAAGGACGCCGTGCCCCCGAGCTCCGCGGCCGCCTCGGCGCCCCGCGACCCGGGCAGGTCCAGCAGGACGACGTGCGCGCCGCCCTTCGCCAGCCGGTGCGCCGTCGCCAGGCCCAGCCCGGACGCGCCGCCGGTGACGACGGCCGAGATCCCTGCGATGTCCACGTGGTTCCTCCCGTGGTGCGGAACGACGGCGTTCCGCTTCCGGCCGGCCGTCGAGGTGTCGGAGAAGGGGTCAGAGCCGCTCGACGATCGTCGCGTTCGCCATGCCGCCCGCCTCGCACATGGTCTGCAGCCCGTAGCGCCCGCCCGTGCTCTCGAGCGAGGCGAGCATCGTCGTCATCAGGCGGGCGCCGGACGCCCCCAGCGGGTGCCCGAGGGCGATCGCCCCGCCGCGCGGGTTCAGCCGGGCGGGGTCCGCGTCGAGCTCGGCCTGCCAGGCGAGCGGGACGGAGGCGAACGCCTCGTTGACCTCGTAGTGGGCGATCTCGTCGAGGCGCAGCCCGCTGCGCGCGAGCACCCGGCGGGTGGCCGGGATGGGTGCGGTGAGCATGAGCAGCGGGTCGTCGCCGACCACCGAGAACCCGGCGAACCGGGCGCGCGGGCGCAGGCCCAGCCGCTCGGCGGCGGCGGGGGCGGCCAGCAGGAGCGCCGCCGCGCCGTCGGTGATCTGCGAGGAGTTGCCCGCGGTGACCGACCAGGAGATCTGCGGGAACCGGCGGGCCGCGTCGTCGTCGGCGAACGCGGGCGCGAGCCCGCCGAGCCGTTCGACGGTGGTGCCGCGCCGGATCGTCTCGTCCGCGTCGACGACCGCGCCGTCGGGCGTGGTGACCGGCACGATCTCCGCGGCGGACCGGCCGGTGTCGGCGGCCTCGGCCGCGAGCGCGTGGGAGCGCGCGGCGTACTCGTCCTGCTGCTCGCGCGTGAGCTTCCACCGGGCGGCCACCAGCTCGGCGGACACGCCCTGCGACACCAGGCCGGGCTCGTAGCGCCGCCGGACGCCGGGACCGTGGGGGTCGGCACCCAGGCGGGCCGACCCCATCGGGACGCGGCTCATCGACTCGACCCCGCACACGACGACC contains these protein-coding regions:
- a CDS encoding thiolase family protein yields the protein MDDALIIDAVRSPMGRGRAGGALSSVHAVELLAQTVSALLERTGVDPGAVDDVITGCVSQAGEQSGGVGRMAWLAAGLPEHVPAVTVERKCGSSQQAVHFGAQGIMSGAYDLVVVCGVESMSRVPMGSARLGADPHGPGVRRRYEPGLVSQGVSAELVAARWKLTREQQDEYAARSHALAAEAADTGRSAAEIVPVTTPDGAVVDADETIRRGTTVERLGGLAPAFADDDAARRFPQISWSVTAGNSSQITDGAAALLLAAPAAAERLGLRPRARFAGFSVVGDDPLLMLTAPIPATRRVLARSGLRLDEIAHYEVNEAFASVPLAWQAELDADPARLNPRGGAIALGHPLGASGARLMTTMLASLESTGGRYGLQTMCEAGGMANATIVERL